One stretch of Actinacidiphila sp. DG2A-62 DNA includes these proteins:
- a CDS encoding SDR family oxidoreductase, translating to MSRGATVLVTGGSGFLGAHCVAQLLRAGYAVRTTVRSPGREETVRAMLRTAGIEPGDALGFAVADLTADDGWDAAVAGCDLILHVASPFPATVPRDENELIVPARDGALRVLRAARKAGVRRVVLTSSFAAMSHGHRDLDRTFTETDWTDLDGPHVSAYAKSKTLAERAAWDFVERHGDGLALAVVNPVGILGPMLGGDMSTSVTLIHRLLNRDMPGLPRLSYSLVDVRDVADLHLRAMTDPAAPGERFLATAGEPMSVAEVARVLRDRLDDTARRVPTRRLPDLVLRVAALADPSLRGAVYELGKVKRSSGRKAREVLGWQPRPSEQSIVDTARSLVGLGLVTAAAQASRARGGGGRRLSGRSA from the coding sequence ATGAGCAGGGGTGCCACAGTGCTGGTCACGGGCGGCTCGGGGTTTCTGGGGGCGCACTGCGTCGCTCAACTGCTGCGCGCCGGATACGCGGTGCGCACGACCGTGCGCTCGCCGGGCCGCGAGGAGACGGTCCGCGCCATGCTGCGTACCGCCGGCATCGAGCCCGGCGACGCGCTCGGCTTCGCGGTGGCCGACCTCACCGCCGACGACGGCTGGGACGCGGCGGTCGCCGGCTGCGACCTCATCCTCCACGTCGCCTCCCCGTTCCCCGCGACCGTGCCGCGGGACGAGAACGAGTTGATCGTCCCCGCGCGCGACGGAGCACTGCGGGTCCTGCGCGCCGCCCGCAAGGCCGGAGTGCGCCGGGTGGTGCTCACCTCCTCCTTCGCGGCGATGAGCCACGGCCACAGGGACCTGGACCGCACCTTCACGGAGACGGACTGGACCGACCTCGACGGTCCGCACGTGAGCGCCTACGCCAAGTCCAAGACGCTGGCCGAGCGCGCCGCCTGGGACTTCGTCGAGCGCCACGGCGACGGGCTCGCACTCGCCGTCGTCAACCCGGTCGGCATCCTCGGGCCGATGCTGGGAGGAGACATGTCCACCTCGGTGACCCTGATCCACCGCCTGCTGAACCGCGACATGCCGGGACTGCCCCGCCTGTCCTACAGCCTGGTCGACGTGCGCGACGTCGCCGACCTGCACCTGCGCGCGATGACGGACCCGGCGGCCCCGGGCGAGCGTTTCCTCGCCACCGCCGGTGAACCCATGTCGGTCGCCGAGGTGGCCCGCGTCCTGCGGGACCGCCTCGACGACACCGCGAGGCGGGTGCCCACCCGCAGGCTCCCCGACCTGGTGCTGCGCGTCGCGGCCCTGGCGGACCCGTCCCTGCGCGGCGCCGTGTACGAACTCGGGAAGGTCAAGAGGTCGAGCGGTCGCAAGGCGCGTGAGGTGCTGGGCTGGCAGCCCAGGCCGTCCGAGCAGTCCATCGTCGACACCGCCCGGAGCCTGGTCGGGCTCGGACTCGTGACGGCCGCGGCCCAGGCGTCCCGCGCACGCGGTGGAGGAGGTCGACGGCTGTCGGGCCGGTCGGCGTGA
- a CDS encoding TetR/AcrR family transcriptional regulator: MAPSRAEQAEQARSKILTAAVALFSERGYDSTSLAVIAEAVGMTKAHVYHYFPTKAAILEAALAPLYAATEELLDSASAVRNRSERLDLLVDGYVELLLEHRRLNALTANDPAMRREKGFHAALGDLNARALHVLFGERPSLGQRLAFLQLRGLGALVEELAPASDDELRATLAQTCRRLLATRVT; encoded by the coding sequence GTGGCACCGAGCCGGGCGGAGCAGGCCGAGCAGGCGCGTTCGAAGATCCTGACGGCCGCGGTCGCCCTGTTCAGCGAGCGCGGCTACGACAGCACGTCGCTGGCGGTCATCGCCGAGGCGGTGGGCATGACGAAGGCGCACGTCTACCACTACTTCCCGACCAAGGCGGCGATCCTGGAGGCGGCGTTGGCACCGCTGTACGCCGCGACGGAGGAGCTGCTGGACTCCGCGTCCGCCGTGCGCAACCGGTCGGAGCGGCTGGACCTCCTGGTCGACGGCTACGTCGAGCTGCTCCTGGAGCACCGCCGGCTGAACGCGCTGACGGCCAACGATCCGGCGATGCGGCGGGAGAAGGGCTTCCACGCCGCCCTGGGCGATCTCAACGCCCGTGCGCTGCACGTGCTGTTCGGAGAGCGTCCGAGCCTGGGCCAGCGGCTGGCGTTCCTGCAGCTGCGCGGGCTCGGAGCACTCGTGGAAGAGCTCGCCCCGGCCTCCGACGACGAGCTGCGCGCCACCCTCGCGCAGACCTGCCGCCGGCTCCTGGCCACCCGCGTCACCTGA
- a CDS encoding DUF397 domain-containing protein, protein MHTTGPDLSTAAWRKSSYSDHADPDSCVEVADGYTGIVPVRDSKDPQGPALVFPADAWTAFVNDIKAGRYAH, encoded by the coding sequence ATGCACACCACCGGACCAGACCTGAGTACCGCAGCGTGGCGTAAGTCGTCGTACAGCGACCACGCCGACCCCGACAGCTGCGTCGAAGTGGCCGACGGCTACACCGGCATCGTCCCCGTCCGCGACTCCAAGGACCCGCAAGGACCCGCCCTCGTCTTCCCCGCCGACGCCTGGACCGCGTTCGTCAACGACATCAAGGCGGGGCGCTACGCCCACTGA
- a CDS encoding helix-turn-helix domain-containing protein, whose product MNATDDDELSTRSLLAAELKRQRERAGWTLMELSERSRYDPSYLQRLETGTRLGSHDVMVVLDRLYDTGDLLSKLWRKAKREDKQRRYQGFAELEAEATGIQAFSANTVPGLLQTPGYAEELLRSFGPDSEEQLASQVHDRMSRQDRLTGVKPLNYRALLDESVIRRPTLRPSTWTEQVQHLIDAAQRPNITLHVVPLNAGLHSLLGGSLQLLWLPSGQTIAYVEGGWSGQLISEIEEVEHFRLSYDRVRDSALSPAESLELLRSTLEGQPSCTPPDQT is encoded by the coding sequence ATGAACGCCACCGACGACGACGAACTCAGTACCCGTAGCTTGCTCGCGGCCGAGCTGAAGCGCCAACGGGAGCGGGCCGGTTGGACGCTGATGGAGCTGTCCGAACGCTCCAGGTACGACCCGTCGTACCTTCAGCGACTCGAAACCGGCACTCGGCTCGGCTCCCATGACGTGATGGTGGTGCTGGACCGCCTGTACGACACGGGTGATCTGCTCAGCAAACTGTGGCGCAAGGCAAAACGCGAGGACAAACAGCGGCGATACCAAGGCTTCGCTGAACTGGAAGCCGAGGCCACAGGAATCCAGGCGTTCAGCGCGAACACGGTTCCAGGCTTGCTGCAGACGCCCGGGTACGCGGAGGAACTCCTACGTTCGTTCGGCCCGGACAGCGAGGAGCAACTGGCCAGCCAGGTGCACGACCGGATGAGCCGACAGGACCGCCTGACCGGCGTAAAGCCCCTCAACTACCGCGCGCTGCTGGACGAGTCGGTCATCCGCCGACCGACGTTGCGCCCGTCGACATGGACCGAGCAGGTGCAGCATCTGATCGACGCTGCGCAGCGACCCAACATCACGCTGCACGTCGTGCCGCTCAACGCGGGCCTCCACAGCCTGCTCGGCGGATCGCTGCAGTTGTTGTGGCTTCCCAGCGGCCAAACGATTGCCTACGTAGAAGGCGGTTGGAGCGGCCAGCTCATTAGCGAAATCGAGGAGGTCGAGCACTTCCGCCTGTCCTACGATCGAGTGCGAGACTCCGCGCTGTCGCCAGCCGAGTCTCTTGAGCTACTGCGATCGACGCTGGAGGGCCAACCGTCATGCACACCACCGGACCAGACCTGA
- a CDS encoding ATP-binding protein, which yields MTHRWAQVPASVGLARRELRVVLALWGRGDLADEAGVVVSELMTNAVQHARGLDGAIETTYRLLPGDRGVRMEVRDGDPSRRPRVRPMTAEDFGGRGLHLVDELTCHRWGVEAAADGKTVWAEMRG from the coding sequence GTGACCCATCGGTGGGCGCAGGTTCCCGCTTCCGTGGGGCTGGCGCGCCGCGAACTTCGCGTGGTGCTCGCACTGTGGGGCCGGGGCGATCTGGCGGACGAAGCCGGCGTCGTCGTCTCGGAGTTGATGACCAACGCGGTCCAGCACGCGCGCGGCCTCGACGGCGCGATCGAGACGACGTACCGCCTGCTGCCGGGCGACCGGGGCGTACGGATGGAGGTACGCGACGGCGATCCGTCGCGCCGGCCACGCGTACGGCCCATGACGGCCGAGGACTTCGGCGGTCGCGGCCTGCACCTCGTGGACGAACTCACCTGTCACCGGTGGGGCGTCGAGGCGGCGGCGGACGGCAAGACGGTGTGGGCGGAGATGCGCGGGTGA